The stretch of DNA CCGGCGTCCACGCTCCTCAGCCGCAGCTTGTCGCGGACGAACGCCCGCAGGCGCCTGGCCTGTCTGGTGTAGATCAGCGCGTGGGTGCCGATGAGCATGCGGCCCTCATTCCCTCGAGGCCGTGGGCGGCGCCAGCCGCGAGACGTCCGGCCTGACCTTGAAGACGGCTTCCTTGCGGATCTGCACCGTGCCGGCCTTGGCGCCCCGCGGCTTGGTCACGTAGCGGGCGCGGGTGCAGGAAACCGCGACGACCCCGCCGCTCCGCGCCTTGCTGTGATACGCCGCGATCGCGGCGGTCTCCTCCAGGATGTCCTTGCCGGGCTCCGCGCCGTCGGGCCCGCGCAGGAGCACGTGGCTCCCGGGCATGCCGCGCACGTGGAACCACCAGTCGTCCGGGCGCGCCACCCTGAGGCTGAGCCGGTCGTTGTCGGCGTCCGACAGGCCGACCAGCGCGCTCCAGTCGCCCGAGAGGCGGTAGTGGAGCATCCGCGGCGCAGCGCCCGGCCGTGCCACGCTCAGCTCCCCGTCGGGACGATCGATCCGCGCTCGACCATCAGCATCACGGTGGGCTCCGGCGCGCGGGTGCGGTGCCGCACCCCGTGCGGCACGACGATGCCGTGGCCGGGCGCCAGGTCCACCGTGCGGTCCTCCAGGTCCACCAGCAGGCGCCCGCTCACCACGTAGAAGAACTCGTCCTCGACGTCGTGGTGGTGCCAGTGGTACTCGCCGCGAACCACGCCCAGCCGCACCACCGCGTCGTTCACCCGGCAGAGCGTCTGGTTGTACCACGGGTGGCGGCACGCGGCCACCAGCGCGGGGACGTCCACCACCTCGAGCGGGCCGA from Gemmatimonadales bacterium encodes:
- a CDS encoding NFACT RNA binding domain-containing protein, whose protein sequence is MARPGAAPRMLHYRLSGDWSALVGLSDADNDRLSLRVARPDDWWFHVRGMPGSHVLLRGPDGAEPGKDILEETAAIAAYHSKARSGGVVAVSCTRARYVTKPRGAKAGTVQIRKEAVFKVRPDVSRLAPPTASRE
- a CDS encoding cupin domain-containing protein; amino-acid sequence: MADDAPHPYDTHLDVRFGPLEVVDVPALVAACRHPWYNQTLCRVNDAVVRLGVVRGEYHWHHHDVEDEFFYVVSGRLLVDLEDRTVDLAPGHGIVVPHGVRHRTRAPEPTVMLMVERGSIVPTGS